The following is a genomic window from Meriones unguiculatus strain TT.TT164.6M chromosome 7, Bangor_MerUng_6.1, whole genome shotgun sequence.
TGGCCATTCGACATTGAAGCTTGGCCATTCCAAACTACAGTAAgtaatcatttcttttttaaataaactgaGAGATTGCAAGCCCTTGCTTTAACCTCTTTGAATTGGATGAGAAACAAGTCAAGGGGGCAAGAAGTCGTCTGTCCCATAATGTCAGTCACTATCCAGTAAACACAAACACTCACAAATACAAGGAACACAACAATAGaaagagataaaaaacaaacaaacaaacaaaaaaaatggataaaatatCTCCCCTGAGTCTGGAAACAGAGATGTGAGCAGACACTCAGCACCCGCTCTTGTCCTGAAAGGTGAAAACAGCAGGGGGAGTCAGAAATTCCTCCAGAACAGGCCTAGAgaacagaccttcagattccaGAGCACCTCGTGGCTCTGGACCAATCCCCAAAACTGAGGAAGCAGAAGACATCTCTGCCACTTCAGCAACTGTGACTTTTGAATACGTCTATTCACTCATTCACCTCTAGCCACTAATTACAGATTTCCTCGAGGCAGACAGAATATAAGccggcacaaacacacacaaagacagagacaaacaccAAGCCAGACACTTACAGGCCAATATAAGACACTCCGGATAGGGTCCTGGAGTCCTTTGGAGCCCCAGAATCTCTGGTAGGACCTCCAAGATGAAATACCCAGATCGCGAGTCCCCAAAAGACCAACAGGCTTTGAGTCTGATGTAAAACACACAAGGGTCCTTTATTACAAGCTGGGTGCCTGCCCTTACAAGAACAAAGAGGCAAGCGACCCCCAACTCTGGGGGATCAGGGTTCTTAAGGGGTCAAAATGCAAGCAGGGAAGTGTAGGTCTtggtgttacaggattgggtgaaagggtctctaggggagctgacctttaaaatgattggtttgctTTTAGGTGCCAAAACTGCAAAGGGTTaggtctggctacctgggggacacctgaTCACCACCTCATACCtgcaggttaggctgtagcaagggggagggggagttaacACATTCCATGGGTTTTCCTAGGGCTTACATGACCCTAGTCACACTCTAATGTTAATCTGGGTAGGGGGCTGCTGCTGgactctgctctgaaaggactgtgatttTGCCCCAGTCGCAGGAATTAACTCTTAAGTTTTTGAACCTTTCACAAGCACCTGTGGGCATGTAGATGAAAATTAGAATTACCTGGCCCGTGCCTGCAAGGCATCATGGGTGCCTGGAGAGTTCTGGCTTTGCAAGCCTAGTGGCAGTGGCTGGCTCCCACCCTCTCTGGTTCTTTCTTAGTCCTTCTCGCCTACCACCTTAATTCAAGGATGAAGAAAAAGATGTGAGTTTGAGAGGTGCAGAGGCAGCTTTGTGATGGTGCGGATGTTCTGGGAGCCCACTGAGCTTCCTTCTGTGTTCCCACCCCTTCACCTGTGGATTGGTGGTGGGGATGGCTGTGTAGCAAGTGTGACAGGTATTCCTCAGCAGTGCAAGGAAACAAGAAAGCCCTGTGCACACTGGATGAACTGTAGCCACCAGGAAGCTATTGGGCAGCGCCTGGGCAGGATGGTTTCCACATTAGACTCTGAGGTCCATGGAGGAGCAGAGTGGGGGTAGGACTGGGTGCACAGGAACAGTATTAGGAGCAGGATGGAATTCCTTCCTGGAGACCACTGCAGACCACAGGGGACGCCCCTGAGTAGGTGAGGGCAGGAGGTGGCATGGTGGAGCTGTGTGCCAGGAGTTGGTGCCCTCTGAGAGGAGGGTTCTTTGGTTAGGGGCCGGGATACAGAACTGAGTGAGAGGCAGGTGGGCTGCAAAGGAAGGATGAAGAGGCTGGCTCCTGGGGGAGGGGCCTCTAGGCATGCTTCTTTGTGACTGCTGCATGTCCCGAAAGAGCGAAGGCCCAGTGGGGTGATAAGATTCTCCTATGCTGGGCAAAGAGTGAGAATGGCCGGGTGGGCTCGTGGTGTCATAGGGTGTGGCTGTCACGGGGCATACCATTCTGGACATGTTGAGTGTCTCAAAGGCAGTTTCCAAATCTTAATCAGGTCCAATGGGAAAGGGAATCCTCTGATATTTAGAACCAGAAAGGACTGCAGCTGCCCAGCCCAGACTTGTCCGTGTGGAGGAAAAGCAGGCATAGAGAAGGGAGGTGAAGGGCAACCTAGCCCTCCTGGATTGCTTATGGGACTCCTGCAACAGCACCTCAAGCATCAACAGTCAGGGTTGGCTTCGGTGGGGCTCCTGCCACATGAGGTTTTCACCGTGAGGCAGGGAGGACTGACTGGTTGACTCACTGCCTGAGGACGTGACTGCCACCAAGTTGTCTGTACCAAGGCCTCACTGCTGCCATCCCCTCAGGCTCAGGGAACAGAAGCCGATTCCTGCCACACAGCCTGAGTCAGTCTCTGATTTGTGTTTTTCTCTGGGCCGCACACCCTCAGAGCTGGGTGGGAACTCAGGAGCCATCTCATAGAGGAGGAAGAGTCCACCCTGGAATCAATAATCCACCCTGGAATCAATAATCAAGAACGGGGAGTTGGACGGGACTGAGTGAATAAATCCAGAGGGGTACCTAGAGTCAGCAGACAGAGGGCCCTGCCTTCCCCGGTGCATATAAAGGGACCTGGTTGGTGTCTGAGGCACCCACAGCATCCTCATCCTTCACAAgcagctctctctcctctcagctgCCTTGCTCACGCTCTCACCTTCCTCAACCACAACATGGCCACCTGCAGCCGCCAGTTCACTTCTTCCAGCTCCATGAAGGGCTCCTGTGGCATCAGTGGCAGCTCTAGCCGCATCTCCTCCATCCTGGCTAGAGGATCCTGCCGGGCGCCCAGCACCTATGGGGGCATGTCAGTTACCTCCTCTCGATTCTCCTCTGGGGGAGCCTGTGGCATTGGGGGCGGCTATGGTGGGGgcttcagcagcagcagctttggGGCAGGCCTCGGTGCTGGACATATGGGTGGCTTCGGTGCTAGTTTGGGTGCTGGCGTCGGTGAAGGGCTCCTGGCGGGCAGCAAGAAAGTGACCATGCAGAACCTCAATGACCGGCTGGCCACCTACCTGGACAAGGTGCGTGCCCTGGAGGAGGCCAACACTGACCTGGAGGTGAAGATCCGGGACTGGTACCAGAGACAGAGGCCCGCCGAGATCAAAGACTACACCCCCTACCTCAGGACCATTGGGGAACTGGAGAGCAAGGTGGGTGGTCCTGGTGGATGAAATGTTGAGAGGTCAGAACTACAGGGGCCTTTAGGAAGCAGCTTCTAGAGACTCTAAGACAACAGATCTTTGGAAGCTAATGGTCGGAGTTATCCAGAGAGGTGGCAGAGGGTCTTTTGAatgtccctgcctctgctggaTCAAGGACCCCCTGACTCTCTTTGAGGGTACCTTATGCTGCGTGCTCACCTCCTTAAACTCTTGGCCTGGGACAGGGTTGGTAGCAGACGTACGTGCACCCCTACATAGCCCCAGCTGTGGAGAATAAGTCATCAGTTGTCCGAGGAAGCCATAGGAGCTGACCTGCCAGCCACGTGCTCACTGGGTTTGGGGAGGCTTTTTTTGCTCTCCTCTGTCCTTCTCCCTTGAGCAGTAGGGTCCCTGGCTGATCAGATTTCCTACCCTTTCATTCTCACTCTAGATCATTGCGGCCACTCTGGAGAACATATCACTCATGTCGCAGATCGACGATGCCAGGCTGGCAGCTGATGACTTCAGGACCAAGTGAGCAGTCAGCATGCTGGGCTGAGGACTGagagcagagggtagaggaagaagGGCATAGGTCAGGGGCAAAAGAGCAGGGTGACCACCTGTAGCTTTGACCTCTGTCCTTCCAGGTATGAGCATGAGATGATCCTGCGTCATTCCGTGGATGCTGACATCAACGGCCTGCGCCGGGTGCTGGATGAGCTGACTCTGACCAGGACTGACCTGGAGATGCAGGTTGAGAGCCTCAAGGAGGAGCTGGCTTTCCTGAAGAAGAACCACGAGGAGGTGAGGCTGCCATTGAGTTTTGGGATggaaggccaggtgtggtgaggTTCCCAGGAGAGGTGACGACCCTCTTGTGGTCTTTCCTAGGAGATGCTTGCCTTGAGGGGTCAGACTGGTGGAGATGTCAACGTGGAGATGGACGCAGCCCCTGGTGTGGATCTGAGCCGCATCCTGAATGAGATGCGAGACCAGTATGAACAGATGGCAGAGAAGAACCGCAGAGATGCCGAGGCCTGGTTCCTGAGCAAGGTGGGGCTTCTCTCCTCCCTACTACTGCAGGAGCCTGGCCAGGGAGGCTCTGAAAGCCTCACACCACCTTCTCTCTCCCGTCACAGACCGAGGAGCTGAACAAGGAAGTGGCCTCAAACAGTGAGCTGATACAGAGCGGTCGCAGCGAGGTGTCTGAGCTCCGCAGAGTGTTCCAGGGCCTGGAGATTGAACTGCAGTCCCAGCTCAGCATGGTATGAAGCACCTGGCCCCAGGGCATTCCCCCTAGTCACCATCCCTCCAGTTTCACTCTTCTTTTCTCGGGGATGAGCCTGGAAGCACCATGGAACCCATAATAGAGATGGAGAATAGCAAGGCAGAGTGTTGgagaaacatttttccaatttgtcTCTTCCGGTTACTATACCATCTGGGGATCAAGATCCATGCATCTCTCAAAAAACATGCCCAGAGACCTGCAGAGACAAAAGGGAGCATCACCACTGACTGTTTCCCCTTTCCCTCACACACAGAAAGCCTCCTTGGAGAACAGCCTAGAAGAGACCAAAGGCCGCTACTGCCTGCAGctggcccagatccagggcttgaTCAGCGGTGTGGAGGAGCAGCTGGCTCAGCTGCGCTGCGAGATGGAGCAGCAGAGCCAGGAATACAACATCCTGTTGGACGTGAAGACCTGGCTGGAGCAGGAGATCGCCACGTACTGCCGTCTGCTGGATGGCGAGGATGCCCAGTGAGTTGGCCCTTAATCCCTGTCCACAGCCCCTCTGACCCTGCTGCTCCCAGCAACCTAACACTCCCATTCCTTCTCTCCACATCCTAGCATCTCCTCCTCACAACACTCATCTGGCCAGTCCTATTCTTCCAGAGAAGGTATGGCTCCTGGCCCTCCCTTTCCTTGCTTGGCAGCTTGCTTAGCTCCCAGAAAGCAActcacttttttaatttttttatttctttctctttttcagtctTCTCCTCATCCTCCCGCCAGCCCCGGTCCATCCTCAAGGAGCAAGGCTCATCCAGCTTCAGCCAGAGCCAAAGCCAGAGTTCCAGGAACTAATCTGCCTCTCTCAGAACCTCCTGACCCACACTGGCCCCCCGTCCTGGAGGCCTGGGACAGGACACTGTTTTCTTAGCCTGACCCTCAgctgtctcccctcccctctgctggTGGTGGGCTAATAAAGCTGACTTTCTGGTTGATGCAAACTCGTGTGATCTCCATGTGTAAGCTGATGTGGAAGAGTTTGATGGGACCTCCCAGGAACTCCTCTGGGGTCCTCTCACTTAGAGAGGTGGAGAGAACAGATCCTGTTTCAGAAGAGTTTGCAGAGGCTCCCAGAAGTCCTCCATGCCAGCAGGGGACAAAAGGGGGAGAGGGAACACAAAGAGGGAAGATATTCATGTGGTGGACGATGGCCACTGTATGAGGTTCTTCTACGTAGGACCTTTAACTGTCCTCTGCTAGATACCCTGCAAGGCAGGCGAACTTAGGGCATTTTGGGGTTGGGAACTCCTGGGAATCAAGGAGGTTCTTGTGCCTTAGAGACACAGCAGGTGGCATTTGAAGCTCCTCCCCAGGTCCCCTGTCTGGCTTTCTGTTAATACTACTCTGCTTGTTCAGGCACTTTGAGTTCTGAACTTCAGAGTT
Proteins encoded in this region:
- the LOC110544098 gene encoding keratin, type I cytoskeletal 16-like, whose amino-acid sequence is MATCSRQFTSSSSMKGSCGISGSSSRISSILARGSCRAPSTYGGMSVTSSRFSSGGACGIGGGYGGGFSSSSFGAGLGAGHMGGFGASLGAGVGEGLLAGSKKVTMQNLNDRLATYLDKVRALEEANTDLEVKIRDWYQRQRPAEIKDYTPYLRTIGELESKIIAATLENISLMSQIDDARLAADDFRTKYEHEMILRHSVDADINGLRRVLDELTLTRTDLEMQVESLKEELAFLKKNHEEEMLALRGQTGGDVNVEMDAAPGVDLSRILNEMRDQYEQMAEKNRRDAEAWFLSKTEELNKEVASNSELIQSGRSEVSELRRVFQGLEIELQSQLSMKASLENSLEETKGRYCLQLAQIQGLISGVEEQLAQLRCEMEQQSQEYNILLDVKTWLEQEIATYCRLLDGEDAHISSSQHSSGQSYSSREVFSSSSRQPRSILKEQGSSSFSQSQSQSSRN